The following coding sequences lie in one Saccharopolyspora hordei genomic window:
- a CDS encoding gamma-glutamyltransferase: MFTTRPELAGTHGMVASTHWLASAAGMAVLEDDGNAFDAAVAAGFVLQVVEPHLNGPGGEVPALFATADDPRPRALAGQGPAPAGASIAHYRDELGLELVPGTGLLATTVPGAWDGWLLLLRDHGTKTLREVLQHAIGYARNGFPIVERISTTIDTVRDMFREHWPTSAELWLTDGAAPAPGSVLRNPTLADTWERLLAEAEAAGGDREAQIDAARRAWSQGFVAEAVEKFARIPHRDNSGRDHAGVITAQDMAEFEATYETPLTVDLPGDWTLAKFGIWSQGPALAQQLRLLEGFSDRINYVDGAADADTVHLAVEAAKLAFADREAWYGDSADPAVLADLVSRDYAAERRQLIGDRASLELRPGAPGGRQAALPAHVAEGRGAHGQKDPSGVGIGEPTVSPTGESRGDTVHIDVVDRWGNMVSATPSGGWLQSSPTIPELGFCLGSRAQMFWLDEGLPNSLAPGKRPRITLSPSLALRGGVPTLAFGTPGGDQQDQWQLCFWLAHVHGGLNLQEAIDAPAWHTGAFPGSFFPRSWEPGRVVAESRLGAETLAELERRGHDVLDAGPWALGRLSAVSRDPETGLLRAAANPRGAQGYAVGR, encoded by the coding sequence GTGTTCACCACTCGCCCGGAACTCGCCGGTACCCACGGGATGGTCGCCTCCACGCACTGGCTCGCCTCCGCCGCGGGCATGGCGGTGCTCGAGGACGACGGCAACGCGTTCGACGCCGCGGTCGCCGCGGGCTTCGTGCTCCAGGTCGTCGAACCGCACCTCAACGGCCCGGGCGGGGAGGTGCCCGCGCTGTTCGCCACGGCCGACGACCCGCGCCCGCGCGCCCTCGCCGGCCAGGGCCCCGCGCCCGCCGGCGCGAGCATCGCGCACTACCGCGACGAGCTCGGCCTCGAGCTCGTGCCCGGCACCGGCCTGTTGGCCACCACCGTGCCCGGCGCCTGGGACGGCTGGTTGCTGCTGCTGCGCGACCACGGCACCAAGACGCTGCGCGAGGTGCTCCAGCACGCCATCGGCTACGCCCGGAACGGCTTCCCGATCGTCGAGCGGATCAGCACCACGATCGACACCGTCCGCGACATGTTCCGCGAGCACTGGCCGACCTCGGCCGAGCTGTGGCTCACCGACGGCGCCGCGCCCGCGCCGGGCAGCGTGCTGCGCAACCCCACGCTGGCCGACACCTGGGAGCGGCTGCTGGCCGAGGCCGAAGCCGCGGGCGGCGACCGCGAGGCGCAGATCGACGCCGCCCGCCGCGCCTGGTCGCAGGGCTTCGTCGCCGAGGCGGTGGAGAAGTTCGCGCGGATCCCGCACCGGGACAACTCCGGGCGCGACCACGCCGGGGTGATCACCGCGCAGGACATGGCCGAGTTCGAGGCGACCTACGAGACGCCGCTGACCGTCGACCTGCCCGGCGACTGGACGCTGGCGAAGTTCGGCATCTGGTCGCAGGGCCCGGCGCTGGCGCAGCAGCTGCGCCTGCTGGAGGGCTTCAGCGACCGGATCAACTACGTCGACGGCGCTGCCGACGCCGACACCGTGCACCTCGCCGTCGAGGCGGCCAAGCTCGCGTTCGCCGACCGGGAGGCCTGGTACGGCGACTCCGCCGACCCCGCGGTGCTCGCCGACCTGGTGTCCCGCGACTACGCCGCCGAGCGCCGCCAGCTGATCGGTGACCGCGCCTCGCTGGAGCTGCGCCCCGGTGCGCCCGGCGGTCGGCAGGCGGCGCTGCCCGCGCACGTCGCGGAGGGCCGCGGCGCGCACGGGCAGAAGGACCCCAGCGGGGTCGGCATCGGCGAGCCGACGGTGTCGCCGACCGGGGAGAGCCGCGGCGACACGGTGCACATCGACGTGGTGGACCGCTGGGGCAACATGGTCTCGGCGACCCCGTCCGGCGGCTGGCTGCAGTCCTCGCCGACCATCCCGGAGCTGGGCTTCTGCCTGGGCAGCCGGGCGCAGATGTTCTGGCTGGACGAGGGCCTGCCGAACTCGCTGGCCCCGGGCAAGCGGCCGCGGATCACGCTGAGCCCGTCCCTGGCCCTGCGCGGCGGGGTGCCCACCCTGGCGTTCGGCACGCCGGGCGGCGACCAGCAGGACCAGTGGCAGCTGTGCTTCTGGCTGGCCCACGTGCACGGCGGGCTGAACCTGCAGGAGGCGATCGACGCGCCGGCCTGGCACACGGGTGCGTTCCCGGGTTCGTTCTTCCCGCGGTCCTGGGAACCGGGGCGCGTGGTGGCGGAGTCCCGCCTCGGCGCCGAGACCCTGGCCGAGCTGGAGCGCCGGGGCCACGACGTGCTCGACGCGGGTCCGTGGGCCCTCGGCCGCCTCTCGGCGGTCTCCCGCGACCCG